The Ascaphus truei isolate aAscTru1 chromosome 3, aAscTru1.hap1, whole genome shotgun sequence genome includes a region encoding these proteins:
- the LOC142491370 gene encoding uncharacterized protein LOC142491370 — protein sequence MYDNCYERVEDPRGAENMKWRTEADGEGTRGVQPTEEQTVAELSLTNLLWSGAKAVAAPFLSGLGQRGATLEECEEIVIIGGEPREESKQMDFLGVKVNQNGGSRLLGKPHGPVAEKMADAGLAKSWPGMARTAEPRPDGGHGAKAMAAPGWTVTNSAPVLSQPLSLWGPPLISTRGSDFQLWPVGMHPLGPGTDIQTAPLQKVVPAVEEPCKKDGYLAQRAAARKRRELAAGKDPHPCGEIGAKTLTAPTRTERGAALIKGHDIPLWDPPIIATPGGGFQLCQRREEPKQGVADPATSTSQLRGTTKLERPLQRVAPVKRMACSSTVGTMVSTKPYSVPSGVLVVRVANTETVVGLCLQCGLPGGTVNTAARCPHCGTLYLWPMPTFIPIQPTDPPVDVTRRSAESPGALWINRASPGDKGLEPVKSAGSVAIEAAESTPAFGEKRLSPRPETPKSGKGDYSDEDLRELAVVKAELKRQTGRTTPRGVSGRTSPADRRPDRRSPAIPGPGGDGRETPTPLRTGKPSSPITYLVTADGEALEGPRQAQSARGGTASLSATTAEQSDVVIEEEIPHGGPTQDGDVSGSGEDVTSGGDGGTHEEKAATLRRSGEGPRSLTRPRNWRDDLRTEEGETSSLDQSTDSQERVVTPWGPVPCPYAQTPAIVNTPTPIPRSPGSPSSLEYVDNSQGGEGRRTGERQRSGATEGDSRGGGELRVATTAPQPVVKASGSFRWSVPRSERSSGVFSMDDDRDSGGSNRFRENRWWAPLFEGYSAWMDRTRFLIRREDVVDYWWAVGEFTPEQRDRELQERWLQIENREIEPMGPSILSGPVDPDEPLSWVLPGRGGKADLTRISRAERTIMARYKSSHGLEYPYVPEPLMDEIEDNRDRWLREAIEMHLVGRGSSVIGKKAEERIEHLIRIWAIGRNIYKHRVTYRPERGLPRHFSVIVLDMGGREVKKPDPYHYF from the coding sequence atgtacgataactgttacgagagagtggaggatccgcgtggggcggagaacatgaaatggcggacagaggctgatggggagggcacccgtggcgtgcaacccactgaagagcagactgtcgccgagttatcattgaccaatctgctctggagcggagcgaaggccgtggctgccccgtttttatccggtttgggacagcgaggggccacccttgaagagtgtgaggaaattgtaataattgggggagaaccccgcgaggagagcaaacaaatggactttttgggcgtaaaagtcaatcaaaatggcggttcccgcttgctagggaaaccgcatgggccagtcgcagaaaaaatggctgatgcaggacttgcaaagagctggccgggaatggcgcgaacagcagagccccgccctgatggggggcatggcgcgaaagctatggctgcgccgggatggacagtgactaactcagcccctgtgctgagtcaaccgcttagtctatggggccctcccctgatttctaccagggggagtgactttcaactatggcctgtgggaatgcacccactgggcccagggactgatatccagacggcgccactacagaaagtagttccggccgtggaagagccgtgcaaaaaggatggttatcttgcacagagggcggctgccagaaaaaggcgggaactagccgcgggaaaagacccccacccttgtggggaaattggcgcgaaaacgctaaccgcgcccaccaggactgagagaggtgcggccttaattaaggggcatgatattcccctgtgggacccgcccattattgcaacccctgggggcgggttccagctctgtcagagaagggaggagccgaagcagggagtggcggatccagcaacttccaccagccagttgcgaggaaccactaagCTGGAAAGACCTTTACAGAGAGTGGCTCCtgtaaagagaatggcctgctcctccactgtgggcacaatggtctctacaaagccctactcagtgcccagcggggtgctagtagtgagggtggccaacaccgagacggtggtcgggctctgcctacaatgcgggctgcccggaggaacggtcaatacggcggcacgttgccctcattgcgggactttgtacctgtggcctatgcccacatttattcctatacagcctactgaccccccggtggacgtgacaaggcgctccgccgagtccccgggcgcgctatggatcaaccgcgcgagtcccggagacaagggactggagccggtcaagtcggctgggtcagtagcgatcgaggcggctgaatcaacccccgcgttcggggaaaagagactgtcaccccgcccggagacccctaagtcaggaaaaggggattactcagacgaggacctccgtgagctggcggtggtaaaagcggagttgaaaaggcagaccggaaggacgacaccccgtggggtgagtggcaggacgtcccccgcagatcggcgacccgaccgacggagtcccgccatcccaggacctggcggagacgggagagagacgcctacacccctgcggacgggtaagccaagcagccctattacttacctggttacagcggacggcgaagcgctggaggggccgcgccaggcccaaagcgcacgtggagggacggcatcactttcGGCAACGACGGCGGAGCAAtcggatgtcgtcatagaggaagagatcccgcatgggggtcccacgcaagatggtgacgtttccggttccggggaggacgtcacttccggtggcgacggcggaacccatgaagaaaaagcagcgacgcttcggcgatcgggggaaggtccccgatcacttacaaggcccagaaattggagagacgatctcaggactgaggagggtgagacatcatccttggaccagtctacggacagccaggagcgggtcgtaaccccgtggggtcccgttccgtgcccctatgcccaaacccccgccatagttaacacccctacccccatcccacggtcaccgggttcaccgtctagcctggagtacgtggacaattcacaagggggagagggaagacggactggggaaaggcagcgcagtggcgctacggagggcgattcaaggggagggggagaattgagagtggcaaCTACAGCACCCCAACCCGTAGTAAAGGCCTCGGGGTCGtttaggtggtctgtaccgcggtctgagcggtcatcaggggtattttccatggacgatgatagggactcaggagggtcaaacagattccgggagaaccggtggtgggccccattatttgaagggtactcggcctggatggaccgcactcggttcctcatccggcgagaggatgtagtggactattggtgggcggtgggagagtttaccccagaacagagggacagagagctgcaggagcgatggctgcagattgagaatagggaaatagagcctaTGGGTCCCAGTATTTTGTCAGgccccgtggaccctgacgaacccctatcatgggtgctgcctgggaggggaggtaaggctgacctgactagaattagtagggccgagagaaccataatggctcggtataaatcttcccacgggttggagtacccgtatgtccctgagcctctcatggatgagatagaggacaaccgggataggtggcttagggaggccatagaaatgcacctagtggggagagggagttccgtgataggaaagaaggccgaggaacggatagaacatttaatccgcatatgggccattgggagaaatatctataaacacagagtaacatatagaccagagaggggattacccaggcatttctcagtaatagttctggatatggggggtagagaagtaaagaaaccggacccctatcactatttttag